The following nucleotide sequence is from Juglans microcarpa x Juglans regia isolate MS1-56 chromosome 6D, Jm3101_v1.0, whole genome shotgun sequence.
ttttttaaaaaaaatttattaaattatttactcattatctatatattactaatttaataagagaaaaaaaaaatatgatctatGATGTGTAACAacgataaatagaattttttgaGTATTTCTCACTTATCAATCCAATCTTGATAACTGTTGACTCTTTTCTTTCATTGCTATTAGTGTTGGGctcattttcttttgctttcgGAGCTGGGCCtttcttttaatcatttgtAATGTTGGCCGAAGTCCATTTTGCACCATCAAAATCGATAAACAGATCCACCGTTATTTGTCACGTTTTCCCTCTCAAAACGGATCAAACTACACTTGCGGGGCAACCAAGGGAGATCGTGATCGATGGTGGCTAGTCTGGTCGGCATTCAAAATAAGTCGGTTCGGTGTTCGAATGTCTgcttataagaaaaattatcattttttccaTATAAAACTGTCATCCATTAAAAGCatccaatatttattttttcttattaaatcactaaatttctttaaatttttaaattaatgacAAGTGGTGagtttaattattacaatttaatgattttttaataatttttttttttaaaaaaagaggatgatactctaattttattgatattcaTCACTTACGGTGAAAACCATGATTACATTTTGACACTTTATGTACATGGATGTTAAAGGCCTTTGCATGAACATGCTTTCACCTTATGACTTTAGTGGTATAGGATGATTGAGTGGTACTTTGATAATTTCTGTTATCAATTTCTGTCAGTACCCTATAAATTTGATTGGAAAGGTTGGCTAATATTCGAGTGACGCCAGGATCCAGTAGAGTAGTAGAGAGAGCAGCGGGAGATAATGGAAAGAATTGTATGCATTCCACTAGCCTGTGTGCCCTGGATCCCCCTATCTACCCACTCACCAAATCTGTCCTAACTAAATCTTCATATCCAGGTGACTGAGCTTTTTACAGTGAACTTAGATCAGAGAATTGAATTTTATAGTGGCATTCAGATCTAGCATCCATAAAGATTTTGGATAATATCCCCTGGAATCCCCCTACCctagaaaaaagagagagagaggttgattATATGCTGCATTTTTGCTCACTGAACATAGTTCAAAGGTCTAGAAAAAGTGGGTGCAGGAGGTTTAAGGCCGAGTTTATCTCAAGTGGCTTGTAATTGTTAAATTAAAACTTCTTTTGAGCGATTAAATTGACGGTATATTCAAAGAGTAGTCATGCTTTCTCAACTGGCCAATGGCATAATTATCATCTTATTCGACGAATCGTCGAGTCATATTACCTTAAGAAAGAGTTAAAAAACTCATCCAGTAATGAGATAGAAAGAATAAAGAGGGAGTGGAAGCTGCATTAGACTTGAGATGTTCAGGATGATTGAATCCAGGATTAGAAAAAAAGGTTGCAAGACAGAAGTATTAGAAAAGCAGCAACCACCTAGAAAGAAGTATGCCTACTCACTCCATTACTAATTATTTAAGCAAGGGCATATAAAGCTAAAGTGTGGTGCTATCTTTCCCATATCAGAAAAGATTCTTCCTCATCAATCTTGAAGTCATTTGTGGGAAGCATGGTATGAATGTTGCAGTGCAAAAGGTAAAGCCTCAAATGACCAAAGAGAACTTTGAGAAAGACACCTTGACAGATTGTACACACCTCTTGTCCAGTTCCTTTCTGGAAGAAGACACACACACAGGGCCCCAGCTATCGAGTCTCATGAATTCAGTGTCCTTGGTGACCGCCTGGAGGCTACAACATGTTAAAATTAGGGTCAAAATAGCCTCATTGGATGCCAATCCCTATGGTTTCGCTGTCACATGTTAAAATCAGTGTCTCTTTTACACGGCTATAACATAACACAAATATCTCACATGCAACATGCGTTAATAGAGACATCTGAACTAGGCCAACTCATGGGCACTGACTAGAAGATAATGAAGTAGAAGATAAGGATTGGAGGCCAATCCTTATGATTACGCATGCTATTTAATGATGATCCAAAGTTCAAGTACATCTTTTTAGTAAATAATTTCAACTGAAATCTCGTATCGATGCTATACATCATGTTGAACTAGACGAATACACACGTCTGTAGACTGGATTTGTCTACCATAGATTTAGCACATAGTAACTGTTTGTTAGTAccataatttgatttttggatCAAGTGGAGCTGTAGTTGTTAGAGTACTTGCCATGAAAATCAGATGAGAGCTCAATATATAGATTCAGTAATAAATCACTCCCACAGGGGAAGGAGGTGGCACTACGTTTATAACCATCGTTTACTCTTTTCACCAAATTTCCAGTGAGATGAGTATATCAAGTAATAGTAGAAAAAGGGTCAAACTGATCTTCCATCCATTCCTTGACTTCTTGATCCTGTTACCACTTGCAGAAGGCAGATTACTTTAAAGAGAAATACAAAAGATGACCAGCAAACAGAAGCAGTGAAGATAAATAGACGTTATCCATTATAAGTCTCATGTTTTCTGCCCAGCCTATGTGGAATGGAAGATAGAAGAGAGTAGCACTGACTATCAACCTACACCATTTTAAAAGgttggaagaaagaaaagaaacgcACACCTACAAGATAATACTTGGTTACATGATTTTAGAACGGGACCTCTCGAGCACCATTGACAACTAACCTCACCATAATCACAAACTTAGCATAATCACAAACTTAGCGTTTTAGCTTCAAAATTAACCACAGGGGCTTTGTCCAATAATGGATGGCCCGGGACTGGGGGTTTTTCTCGCTTCGAGTTCTTTTCCCTTCAACCTGGGACTCTGCTCCCCTCTCAGTTCATTTACATCATTGCTGTTTACTCTCTGAGACACCCACGGGCTATAAGCAGGCCTGATATCCTCTACTGAAGTATGGCTCAAACTTGTTACTTTAGGACTTTGAGTGAGACGGATCTCACCACGGCTTCTTGTGATGATTTCATCAAGAATTTCCCCACCATCAATATTGTTAATTCTCGCCTGAGGATCTTGGTCctgaaaatgcataaaacatCAAGACGTGTAGAGAAGCATCAAGATATTAGCTAATAAAGGCCCGTTTTGGAACAGGTAACTTGAATCATTGTTATCATGAAACAGAATGCAAGCACAGTCAATCCAAATATGGTGTTTCAAGTAACATGAGTAGAATGGTTAAGACATTTACTTGAAATGACATGTTAAAAGCAATCGACGGGACTTCCTCATACTCAGCAGCATCCAAGTCTTGAAGATGGGCTCCTTTAAAAAACTTAGGGAGAAAATATTGTCGTACTGGTACGAGAAGCATGATCAAGAGTGGGAAAAGGACCCCAGCTAATGGTATCCATGTTATGCCGAAACATACAAGCAAGTAAGCTGTCTGGAACAAGGTGAAGGTGGCAATTGTTTTGAAGGGCACAGTCTCAACAAAGGTTGCATGATACTCCTCCAGCACCCTAACAAATGTAATGATCATCtgtttactcttaaaaaaattaacaatgatGCTAATTATGTGCATAATAAGTCTGAGAATGGTATGTTTTCTATATTAGACTGAAAAACTGAAACTATCCATGGCCATGTAAGAAATGAAACCGAAAGCAAAACtgtaattgaattacaaatAGTATAATCGCATTTTACACAAAATACtcttatttcatataatcataattagataatatatatatatatatatgcatgtatatatacacgtatgtgcgagtgtgtttgtgtgtgtgtgtgtgtgtgagagagagagagagagagagagagattattcTACATATGATTTTCAGCATGataaagccatttttttttaaaaaacaaaaaaaagagagattaatATTAGAGCATACCAAGAGAGGAAAATGTCTTCGAAGGTATAAGTTTCGAAGTACAGAAGTAACTCAAATTCCTAGAGCAGAAACTTACTTGTATCTTCGACTTGGAGCAGTGAAAAGCAACAATATCCTCTCCCAGAATTGATTTCCAGGCAAGCTTTCAATCGCCATGAAAGCAAAGTAGCCCCAAAGAACTGAAGTTGGGATCTTCTTTAAAAGAGGCATAGCAGCAACACAACCGCCAACCATCAATGCCTGAAGCAGATTACTGACCCGTTGTTCTTTGACTTCGACAGGCAAAAGATCATCAATATCCTTATCCACGTCAAAAACTGTCTCATCAACAGGGGCACCTATATAGCCAGTACGAGAGACCAATTGAATTGTGGACTCTTTCAGCTCTCTCAGTCCCTGTGAAGCACAGATTTAAGATAGGGAAATGCATAAACAACATATTTGTATCAATCAGAAATCTTAAATGAAGAAGTTTACCAGAGAAGATGGAATTTGGCAGGTTAGTGGAGTCTGCATTTCATTATATGCTTCTTGCATGTTCCGGTATAATTGACCCAAATTTGCATTCTTACGCATACTTTGTCGGACTGTTGATACAAGCTTATTCCGCAAAAGCTGTCCCATGGAAAGAAATCCCAACGTATTTAAAAAAGATACCACAACAGGGAAAGAAGAATTCTACCAAAATATTTGactatataatgaattaagaagCAACCAACAAAAGAGGATCAATCAAGACGAAACcccaagaaataaaaacagGCAGGGAGATGTATTCTCATTGTGGAATGAAACAAAATTCAAGACAGGACAGGGATTTATGTTCGGGTTGCTCAATATAATTGTCACAGACAGATATTCTTAACTGTCAAATTAGTAACAATCAAGTGAGCACTCAGGTTATCATTGGAATGAATTCATAGAATGGCTGGATTTTAGTCCTGCTTGCATGCCAAGATTGCAGAGGGTATAAGATTCCATTCTTACTATCTAAATTCTATACCCTTATAAACTAGCAAACAAAACCAGGGGGATTATATAGCTGTCAAAAGATCCATTAACTTCAAGAAAAAGATAGGGTAGTTTACCTGATGCTTTAGGGTAGCTAAGCTTTTTGTATGCATTGGAGACTGTGGAATTACACCATTGGAAGGAGGAATGCCGATAAGCCCGCATAATATGACCTGGCAAGGAAAATAATTCAAGAACTAAAATGAAAAGCTTCCTTAGGTATAACTTAAAAGAAATGCTCATATAGATGGAGCCTTTTGACATAATTACaagttaaaaattgatattCAATGAAACAGCTCACCAAGAAACCCAGAAGAAGAAGGTCATAATGATATGAAGCTGGTTTCTTCAGATTGAACTCCTTCTGTTGAGAAAGTTGAGACGCAACACTGTGATCAAAGTAGTAAAGCACGGCAATCATAGTTGCTGGTATAAATGCTCCAACAATATATAGTGGAGGAACATTCAACATGTCCTGCACAACTTAACAACATGAGTTTGTAGCCAAGATTCCGACACAAGGAAACAAAATTAAGGCTCTCTCTGAAAGCAGATGCTAGAGAAGTGTCTTGGCAGGTATTTGGCAAACCATAAGATTCACCTTGATAACTGTCCAATTTGAGTATGCCCCAGGAGACCATGGATTTGGACTGAAAAGACGCCTTGGGATCCCTCTTGGGACTTCATTTACAGGTATGTAAGACACACCAGTCCATAAAAGCACCATTAGTGGAACTCCATAATCTGTGATAAATCCCCGCAGCCAACCTATAAATTTGAATCacatatatcattaaaaaactaataagaTCTATGACGAATAGCATAGAcatccaaatatttattttctcttgacAGCAACGAActacaaaatttcaaaagaagaaaactatcaaaagggaaaaatgaaaagattgtaTCAAATTACTAATGGGAGAAAACAAGAGAGACATTAGCCAACCCAACTGTAGGCCTGTCACTGACTAATAACATGCAACAAATGCGATTGATCTTTTAACCCTATACTTGAGACTTCCAAAGCAAACTCATACCTGTCCCATAGCGCCAGGATCTAGCTTTGCGACTTCTGAGTGCAGTAAGAAGAAGGCCAAAGGACAGAACCAATGCAAACATTCCATTGCCAAATCGCCATGATAATTGGAGTGCAGTCTGATTTGGATTTTCTCTCTGGGGTATGCCAAACTCTTCCACAACTCCCTGTAGTACGAAGTCCATAAATTGAAGGTACAATGAAAAGAATGTTTGCAGAGCAAATTAGTTTGTTGAGTGCTTTGGGGAAAAGGCGGAAGATTTTTGTTATTAGAGGGTTCAAATCAATGTTTCGCTTCAGTAACCTTTACTGGTAGTATTTGAGAACTTATCACTACCATGAAAATTACTCAGTACCATGAGTTTTTCAAGCTAACTTTCAGATATACCATTATTTCGAGAACCTTTCAGTCCTAATTAACCAAGATGAAGCTATAGTGTAACAAATTAAAGTCATAAAGGATGTTCACCCGTATGGCTTGCTGCATAAATAGCATTGCAATTAACAGACCAAACAATTCACCAGCTAGGCGCGTAAACCTATTGATAATAGAGCATGCACCCAGAATGGCCAGCAAGAAGAGCAAAAGGGCCGTCCACACACATACCCTGAAAATCCAATTATGTATAGTTTCAAATATCACCAAAGATCAATCCCTTTGCATTAGTAAGTACCCAGAATGTTCACGAGATACCATCCAGTCCAGCCTAAGAAGAGTTTCTGCCCCAAATCCTTTCGGTCCTTGGCAAAGTTGAACATGAATGTATACATCAACACTGTTGGCTCAGCCACTCCTAGGATGAGTAGGGGCTGTCCACCAACAACTGAGTGGATAACACCACAAAGTGCTGTTGATGCAAGAGTTTGGACAGCAGTCAAACTTCCTTCTGTaagatataatcaaacaaagcaTGTCTAAGAAAGCCATTACCAAGCAGATGGGggaaaaataacaataataggaTGTTGGCAGCCCAAAATAGGAAAATCCTTCTCACCTGTACTTCTCTCCAGCTGCTCCCCAAAAGATATAACTGGAATTGCTGAAGCAAAAAATATGTATGTTGTTGGAGCCAGGATCCTATGATAGAAATAATGATTATAGATTCAACAtgtcacaaaaataaaaatagaaatatctGCAGAATTGAATGGTCTACGGTCAAGAAGCTGTGATGGCTACTCAAATTACAGAGGTGAAATCGATAGATTTAGTAACAACAAATTATCCTATTTGTGATATGCGGAAAAGCATTACGCGAGTCACAAACCTGATACCCGCTTGGATACCACCAGTCCAGTCTTGTTTGTAACATAGGAGTCTTCCTTTGAGGTCATTTTTTATTCCGCGGAAAGGCACAAATGTTTCTTCCATGAGCCAAATATTTTGTGAACGTGAAGGATTAGAACTTTGTTTTTTATGTGAGCAACAAGCAACCCAGAAGATATGTGGAATAGAAGATGCTTAATTCAGCTTAAAAAATTAAGGGACTCGAGAGGCCAACAATTTAACTAAATATGCATAAGCgaatatatattttggaatgtATATGCAAATTTATGGGCAGATAGGTAAagatttcttcttcatcattggaGGTTGAAAGAAACGCTAGAAATAAGAATGTTGATTCGACCTTTATGAAATCCATAAACGAATGAATACAATGGAAGAATTTACATCTCGATTGAGTTATAAAGAAAGAATGATTGGAGTATATTGCTACGAGGAAGAACAAAAAAGTAGTGGCCAATGAATGTCCTATTTGGATTCCATccttggtaaaaaaaaaaaaataagaatattagcGAATAGAACTCATAGTGGATTAGGAAGTTCTAAACTTTAACGAAATTGCCAGCCACGCTGCATATGCTCTGATCAGAACTGGCAGTTGACTCTGAAAAAGCTTAGATCCATCACCTTCCCTTTTCTCTTAATTATCAAAGAGGCCTCCTATTCATCAACTAGTTCCCACCAATAGTTCCCGCTAAAATTGGTGGAAATCGAAGTCAAGCTGTAGAGTTGAGAGGTTAAGAGAACAAGAACCACCGAATTAACGAGAACCCATAATCAAAAACTGCATTTGGGATGGTTCAGAACAATTTGAAGCAATTGGGTATTAATAGACAGATGAACATAGATATCTATCATGCGAGACTAACGAAAGCCCATGATTAAAAAGCCACAGAAAGGATTGATTCAGAACACTTTTGAGCAAATGGGCATCAACCAAACTGGAAAAGTTCAATCAAAGTTACATCATTCAAAGAAGACTCTTCTGAGAAACAACATAAACGAGGACTCACAGAGAGAAAAGAGGCTTGCGGTTACATAAACAGAGACTTAAAGCACAGAGATATAAAAGAAGACAGGGAAGGCAGGGATGATTCAGATGTAGCTCAAAACAACTTCTGACAACTCAGGTAGTAAACGAGCTAAGGAAGAGAATCTGATAGACTTTTTAGCTAACTCACTCCGCAAATGCGAGGGATTTCCGCGTGAATGAGAAAGTGTGTAATCACTAGGCATAAATAACTCTCGCAGCAATGGAATAAAACAAACAGTATGatgtgagagagaaagaaagaagtggggaaataaaagaatgaaaaaccaaaccaaccgTTTGTTCGCTGagaaaataagaattaaaagcagaacatttttctttttaacattaCATACTTGCCCAAAAATGCAGTAACACTAATTGCTTGAATTTggtaaaagttataaatattgtCGGGATATTACAGAATTATAAACTATTGGTAAATTATTCATGtatcttcttcctcaaaacCACCTTCCAATACCAGTTATTATTATAGTCTTTGCCTAATCTTAATTCTGAGTTatcttaaaaaaacaaaaaaaaaaaaattctgggtcattatataatttcttacTACTCACTCAAGAGAAGTGTTGAAGACCGGAAGGAAAAGGTTGAGTTCCGAGATGTTGATTGAAAGATGAGAGGAAGAAAGCGGCTTTCGACTCTCTAACCGTAAAAGCGGCTGAAAAGACCCAGATCAAGAAACAAAGTTTCGCCAGTTGAAATGTCCATACTAGGGCTCAGTCTTCAGGAAACCACAACATTAGGTAGCTCTTGGCAATGGATACttgaactttatatttttgttgataataactaaataaaaataattttatccaaGTTACTATCTTCcaactttctatttttgtttatattcggtgtcataattttttaagaatattttaaatcccaagaaaactattttttaacttttcattttatcatgtctatatttatgtgaaaaatttatagataaaaatGTCTATTTACAACCAACTATGGGAACCGCGGGGGCACTGTGTCCCATGCGGCCGGTTGActtttctttacattttatCTGTTGTATTTAAAGCCTCCGAttgaattaaaaacttaaactgTCTTCATCATTGTTTTAGACGTTTTTCTCTCGTCTTTTCATCTCTTCGCTATTAAAACTATCTTTTTTCCTTGCATCATCTGCGTCTGTGTCTGCGTCTGGAATAGATCTCCAGAATATATCTCTGCAAGAATAGAGTCGAGTTGAAGTATagaaaaaacattataatttgagaaaactataaaaataatatttggactgcaaataattttttcttcctcaaaaccAACTCAACCAGCTTTTTCCTTCCTCTTCATATTCTTCTACttttctcttcatattcttttcCTAAACAACCAAAACAGGTATCTAGAAGCATaacattttctttacttttttgttctggtttttgtttttgatgaaGGGGTTTATAGAGATCAGAATATGTTATCTGAAATGGTGGTGAAATGGTGGGTGACCATGGGATTTGTGTGTGTAGCAATTTTTGGACGTCCGATGATGATGTTTGCGAGTGGGTATACTGTGTAGATGGTGTTTGACAGAAGAAAGCTTGGAATTGAACCTTACTCTGATGAGGTGTTGCCCAGTGGAGAGCGACAATTTTTTTGTTCCGTAAACAGTGACAATCAGTTGTTCAGCTTGCAGAGGATAGtgtattttagagagagagagagagagagagggagggggttgCAGTTGCAAACAACAACCACCGGTACAAGCTACCCACGACGACCACTTTTAGCAGCTTCGGCTACCCACGACGACGACCACCAGTGTAGATTTGGCTACCCATGACAACGACCACCGGTGCAGTGTTAGGGACCTCAGTCAAGTCCCAAAATACTATGTTCTCCATGCTAATGGTAGTCTTGGGATGATCGAATCAttgttcctctcttgcttggttgTCGAGCAATGATGGTCAAGGTGACCACTTAGGTATGGTGAGGTTAGATGTTTAGGCTAAGATGAGTGTATGGAATGGTGGAAATGGTCAAGGAATTGTATGAAGTTCAATGGGGGAAGGGTGCACGGCAATACAGTgggctagggttggcgccacttggaTGATaggatttagggtttggaagatgagtgatggacggctagggtttaggtttagtgTTTTTGAGTGGGGCGGCTAGGGTTGGTCGATTATGGCTagtgagagattttagga
It contains:
- the LOC121234862 gene encoding probable boron transporter 2; translation: MEETFVPFRGIKNDLKGRLLCYKQDWTGGIQAGIRILAPTTYIFFASAIPVISFGEQLERSTEGSLTAVQTLASTALCGVIHSVVGGQPLLILGVAEPTVLMYTFMFNFAKDRKDLGQKLFLGWTGWVCVWTALLLFLLAILGACSIINRFTRLAGELFGLLIAMLFMQQAIRGVVEEFGIPQRENPNQTALQLSWRFGNGMFALVLSFGLLLTALRSRKARSWRYGTGWLRGFITDYGVPLMVLLWTGVSYIPVNEVPRGIPRRLFSPNPWSPGAYSNWTVIKDMLNVPPLYIVGAFIPATMIAVLYYFDHSVASQLSQQKEFNLKKPASYHYDLLLLGFLVILCGLIGIPPSNGVIPQSPMHTKSLATLKHQLLRNKLVSTVRQSMRKNANLGQLYRNMQEAYNEMQTPLTCQIPSSLGLRELKESTIQLVSRTGYIGAPVDETVFDVDKDIDDLLPVEVKEQRVSNLLQALMVGGCVAAMPLLKKIPTSVLWGYFAFMAIESLPGNQFWERILLLFTAPSRRYKVLEEYHATFVETVPFKTIATFTLFQTAYLLVCFGITWIPLAGVLFPLLIMLLVPVRQYFLPKFFKGAHLQDLDAAEYEEVPSIAFNMSFQDQDPQARINNIDGGEILDEIITRSRGEIRLTQSPKVTSLSHTSVEDIRPAYSPWVSQRVNSNDVNELRGEQSPRLKGKELEARKTPSPGPSIIGQSPCG